Proteins encoded within one genomic window of Halodesulfurarchaeum formicicum:
- a CDS encoding DUF424 domain-containing protein — translation MILSERRTDQGLLVTVCDAEVLGETFEDDSVSIEVTEDFYGGEPVETETVVEALSRATIANLVGRESVALAIEEGFVDEERVLDVGETRHAQYLRL, via the coding sequence ATGATCCTCTCGGAACGACGGACGGATCAGGGGCTGCTGGTCACGGTCTGTGACGCCGAGGTGCTGGGCGAGACCTTCGAGGACGATTCGGTCTCCATCGAGGTCACCGAGGACTTCTACGGCGGTGAGCCAGTCGAGACCGAGACCGTCGTGGAGGCCCTCTCGCGGGCGACGATCGCGAACCTCGTCGGCCGGGAATCAGTGGCCCTCGCCATCGAGGAGGGATTCGTCGACGAGGAGCGAGTCCTCGACGTGGGCGAGACCCGACACGCTCAGTATCTCCGCCTGTAG
- a CDS encoding tetratricopeptide repeat protein encodes MTEDDERHEFSSGQGFEEPYEGFDLDPPELDVEDPTQVDPVDSRALTDLLDDRNIAADEVDPDQLIDVGIEYMSINRHEQAVETFERAARYAEDDTREAEAWVSKGIAHGELEEWDAAVSAHREALHVDEDGEFAALAHTNLAYALWERGETEPAFEHAEDAVKADRRVPQAWYNLGFIQVEQGRHEDALECLDNAIRLGFTESSVYEEKARALEGLERDEEAAEMRETATEMQEAEEERLVQQE; translated from the coding sequence ATGACTGAGGACGACGAGCGACACGAGTTCTCTTCGGGCCAGGGATTCGAGGAGCCCTACGAGGGGTTCGACCTGGATCCGCCGGAACTCGACGTCGAGGACCCCACGCAGGTCGACCCGGTGGACTCCCGGGCGCTCACGGACCTGCTCGATGACCGAAACATCGCCGCCGACGAGGTCGATCCCGACCAGCTCATCGACGTCGGCATCGAGTACATGTCGATCAACCGCCACGAACAGGCCGTCGAGACCTTCGAGCGGGCCGCCCGGTACGCCGAGGACGACACCCGCGAGGCCGAGGCCTGGGTCAGCAAGGGGATCGCCCACGGCGAACTCGAGGAGTGGGACGCCGCCGTCTCCGCCCATCGCGAGGCGTTGCACGTCGACGAGGACGGCGAGTTCGCCGCCCTGGCCCACACGAACCTGGCTTACGCGCTCTGGGAGCGCGGCGAGACCGAGCCCGCCTTCGAGCACGCCGAGGACGCCGTCAAGGCCGACCGACGGGTCCCGCAGGCGTGGTACAACCTCGGATTCATTCAGGTCGAGCAGGGCCGCCACGAGGACGCCCTGGAGTGTCTGGACAACGCGATCCGCCTGGGCTTTACCGAATCTTCCGTGTACGAGGAGAAGGCCCGGGCCCTCGAAGGCCTCGAGCGCGACGAGGAGGCCGCCGAGATGCGCGAGACCGCGACGGAGATGCAGGAAGCCGAAGAGGAGCGCCTCGTCCAGCAGGAATGA
- the thpR gene encoding RNA 2',3'-cyclic phosphodiesterase, with amino-acid sequence MRLFVSVDLPTAFAEPIADLQAAFEGASGLDFTDPEQAHVTMKFLGDTDPDRVGEITTALETAVETAGVGPFEATFEGLGVFPSMEYISVLWLGVGQGGEQFRALQAPIEERLVELGFEPETHDFTPHVTLARMKHAGGKELVQQLVREREPTVGTTTVEAVNLTESRLKSEGPVYETVERVEL; translated from the coding sequence ATGCGACTGTTCGTCAGCGTCGACCTGCCGACAGCCTTCGCCGAGCCGATCGCCGACCTCCAGGCGGCCTTCGAGGGAGCCTCCGGACTCGACTTCACCGATCCCGAGCAGGCCCACGTCACGATGAAGTTCCTCGGAGACACCGATCCTGACCGGGTCGGGGAGATCACGACGGCCCTCGAAACCGCCGTCGAAACGGCGGGTGTGGGGCCGTTCGAGGCCACCTTCGAGGGGTTGGGCGTGTTTCCCTCCATGGAGTACATCAGCGTGCTCTGGCTCGGGGTGGGCCAGGGTGGCGAGCAGTTCCGGGCGTTACAGGCCCCGATCGAAGAGCGGCTGGTCGAGTTGGGCTTCGAACCCGAAACCCACGATTTCACGCCCCATGTCACGCTGGCGCGGATGAAACACGCGGGTGGCAAAGAACTGGTCCAACAACTGGTGCGCGAGCGAGAACCGACCGTCGGGACGACGACCGTGGAGGCCGTGAACCTGACCGAGAGCCGGTTGAAAAGCGAGGGACCGGTCTACGAGACCGTCGAGCGTGTCGAGCTCTGA
- a CDS encoding 50S ribosomal protein L39e, with translation MSKKTKAKKKRLAKLDRQNSRVPAWVIMKTDQETQRNPQRRHWRRSDTDE, from the coding sequence ATGAGCAAGAAGACGAAGGCCAAGAAAAAGCGACTGGCCAAGCTGGACCGGCAGAACAGCCGGGTCCCGGCCTGGGTCATCATGAAGACCGACCAGGAAACCCAGCGCAACCCGCAGCGTCGCCACTGGCGGCGAAGCGACACGGACGAGTAA
- a CDS encoding 50S ribosomal protein L31e — protein MSASDFEERIVTVPLRKVNASSKSKRGDKAMSLVREHLATHFKVDEDAVRLDPSINEAVWARGRANPPSKVRVRAARFEEEGSAVVEAEHAES, from the coding sequence ATGAGCGCGAGCGACTTCGAGGAGCGCATCGTCACGGTGCCCCTCCGCAAGGTCAACGCGTCGTCCAAGAGCAAGCGCGGGGACAAGGCCATGTCCCTCGTGCGCGAACACCTCGCCACCCACTTCAAGGTCGACGAGGATGCGGTCCGACTGGACCCCTCGATCAACGAGGCCGTCTGGGCCCGTGGCCGTGCCAACCCGCCGAGCAAGGTCCGCGTCCGAGCGGCCCGCTTCGAGGAGGAAGGCAGCGCGGTGGTCGAGGCCGAACACGCCGAGTCCTGA
- a CDS encoding translation initiation factor IF-6: protein MLRTAFYGSSYVGVYLAATDEFAVVRPDLDAEIIDPVREELAVPVIETTIDGAGTVGTLLVANQNGIVVSERVTERERDRLTEETGLPVAGLPGRINAAGNVILANDHGAYSHPELSAEAVEIVEATLDVPVSRGELGGVATVGTAAVATNRGVLCHPQSTDAELDAVEAALSVPADVGTVNYGGQLVGSGLVANATGYVVGQDTTGPELGRIEDALGYIDQ from the coding sequence GTGCTTCGCACTGCATTCTACGGGTCGTCGTACGTCGGAGTCTACCTGGCCGCGACTGACGAGTTCGCGGTCGTGCGACCGGACCTCGACGCGGAGATCATCGACCCCGTCCGCGAGGAGCTTGCGGTTCCGGTCATCGAGACCACGATCGACGGGGCCGGTACCGTCGGGACACTCCTCGTGGCGAACCAAAACGGCATCGTCGTCAGCGAGCGCGTGACCGAGCGCGAGCGCGACCGGCTCACCGAGGAAACGGGGCTCCCGGTCGCGGGACTCCCGGGCCGGATCAACGCCGCCGGGAACGTGATCCTCGCCAACGACCACGGTGCGTACAGCCACCCGGAACTCTCCGCGGAAGCGGTCGAAATCGTCGAAGCGACCCTCGACGTGCCCGTCTCGCGGGGCGAACTCGGCGGCGTCGCGACGGTTGGCACCGCCGCCGTGGCGACAAATCGCGGCGTGCTCTGTCATCCACAGTCGACCGACGCGGAACTCGACGCCGTGGAAGCCGCCCTCTCGGTACCGGCGGATGTGGGCACGGTCAATTACGGCGGTCAGCTCGTCGGCTCGGGCCTCGTCGCAAACGCGACCGGATACGTGGTCGGCCAGGACACCACGGGCCCGGAACTGGGCCGCATCGAGGACGCTTTGGGCTACATCGACCAGTAG
- the pfdA gene encoding prefoldin subunit alpha, which produces MSMGGGGQLQALQQEMEALQERREELEAEVESLEEEKREIDEAIDGLDALETGGTVHVPLGGDAFVRATIEDADEIVVSLGANFAATEDREQAAETLETKKERVDERIEELREEESELDEQEQQLEQQAQQAQQQMLQQQAQMQGDQQE; this is translated from the coding sequence ATGAGTATGGGAGGCGGCGGTCAGCTTCAGGCGCTTCAGCAGGAGATGGAGGCACTGCAGGAGCGACGTGAAGAACTCGAAGCGGAAGTCGAATCACTCGAAGAGGAGAAACGCGAGATCGACGAGGCCATCGACGGCCTCGACGCGCTCGAAACCGGTGGGACCGTGCACGTCCCGCTCGGCGGGGACGCCTTCGTCCGCGCCACGATCGAGGACGCCGACGAGATCGTCGTCTCGCTCGGGGCGAACTTCGCGGCGACCGAGGACCGCGAACAGGCCGCAGAGACCCTCGAAACCAAGAAGGAACGAGTCGACGAGCGCATCGAGGAGCTCCGGGAAGAAGAGTCCGAACTCGACGAGCAGGAGCAGCAGCTCGAACAGCAGGCCCAGCAGGCCCAGCAGCAGATGCTCCAGCAGCAGGCCCAGATGCAGGGCGACCAGCAGGAGTAG
- the ftsY gene encoding signal recognition particle-docking protein FtsY: MFDGLKEKLGAFREDAADVAEEQADAQADSEAPDAAAEESADPSFTDRAKSLATGKVILDADDLEGPLWDLEMALLENDVEMEVAEEILDGIEAQLVGEQKTITDSTESLIEDALREALLDVVSVGQFDFVERLTVADKPVVIVFTGVNGVGKTTTIAKLSKYLESRGFSSVLANGDTYRAGANEQIEVHADRLDRELISHEQGGDPAAVIYDAVEYATANDIDVVLGDTAGRLHTSDDLMSQLSKIDRVVEPDLTIFVDEAVAGQDAVNRAAEFDDAANIDGAILTKADADTHGGAAISIAKVTGAPILFLGTGQGYDDLQVFDPEAVVEELLGE, encoded by the coding sequence ATGTTCGACGGGCTGAAGGAGAAGCTGGGCGCGTTCCGGGAGGACGCCGCGGACGTCGCCGAGGAACAAGCGGACGCCCAGGCCGATTCGGAGGCCCCCGACGCAGCCGCCGAGGAGTCGGCGGATCCCTCGTTTACTGACCGAGCCAAATCACTGGCGACCGGCAAGGTCATCCTCGACGCCGACGACCTGGAGGGCCCGCTCTGGGACCTCGAGATGGCACTGCTGGAGAACGACGTGGAGATGGAAGTCGCCGAGGAGATCCTCGACGGCATCGAGGCCCAACTTGTCGGCGAACAGAAGACCATCACCGACAGCACGGAGTCCCTGATCGAGGACGCCCTGCGCGAGGCCCTGCTGGATGTCGTCTCGGTGGGGCAGTTCGACTTCGTCGAGCGGCTGACAGTGGCGGACAAACCGGTCGTCATCGTCTTCACCGGCGTCAACGGCGTCGGGAAGACCACGACGATCGCGAAGCTCTCGAAGTACCTCGAATCGCGTGGGTTCTCCTCGGTGCTCGCAAACGGGGACACCTACCGCGCCGGGGCGAACGAGCAGATCGAGGTCCACGCCGACCGGCTGGATCGAGAGCTCATCAGCCACGAACAGGGTGGGGACCCCGCGGCCGTGATCTACGACGCTGTGGAGTACGCCACGGCCAACGACATCGACGTGGTGCTGGGGGACACGGCCGGTCGACTCCACACGAGCGACGACCTGATGAGCCAGCTCTCGAAGATCGACCGGGTCGTCGAACCCGACCTCACCATCTTCGTCGACGAGGCCGTCGCCGGCCAGGATGCGGTCAACCGCGCGGCCGAGTTCGACGACGCCGCGAACATCGACGGCGCGATTCTCACGAAGGCCGACGCCGATACCCACGGCGGCGCGGCCATCTCGATCGCGAAGGTCACTGGCGCACCGATCCTCTTTTTGGGCACCGGCCAGGGCTATGACGACCTGCAGGTCTTCGACCCGGAAGCGGTGGTCGAGGAGTTGCTGGGCGAGTAG
- a CDS encoding DUF7385 family protein, whose product MDEDYDELVSYLTPREETESMKRYQNTTSIPCPVCDEPFADLVIVTGQSTSLELSEPLDICVSRTSEQKPMLFTHQ is encoded by the coding sequence ATGGACGAGGACTACGACGAGCTCGTCAGCTACCTCACGCCCCGTGAGGAGACCGAGTCGATGAAGCGCTATCAGAACACCACCTCGATCCCCTGTCCGGTGTGTGATGAGCCCTTCGCCGACCTCGTGATCGTCACGGGCCAGAGCACGAGCCTGGAGCTCTCAGAGCCACTGGACATCTGTGTCTCCCGAACCTCGGAGCAAAAGCCGATGCTCTTTACCCATCAATAA
- a CDS encoding signal recognition particle protein Srp54, protein MVLDDLGSSLRSTLDDLRGKSRISEEDVDEVVTQIQRSLLQADVDTGLVMDLSDAIRERALDEEPPAGTTARDHVLRIVYEELVDLVGESTEVPLEEQTILLAGLQGSGKTTTAAKMAWWFSKKGLRPAVIQTDTFRPGAYDQGKEMAERAEVDFYGDPDADDPVQIARDGMEATAEADVRIVDTAGRHALEEGLIGEIEAIAAAVEPDRNLLVLDAAIGQGAKEQAQRFDEAIGIDGVAIAKLDGTAKGGGALTAVNETDSTIAFLGTGETVKDIERFEPSGFISRLLGMGDLKQLTERVERAMEETEAEEEDWDPEDMLEGDFTLKDMRHQMQALDRMGPLSQVLDMVPGLGGGMMDQLPDEAMDMTQERMRTFEVIMDSMTEDELENPRSIGASRMKRIAAGSGTDVDDVRELLEQYRMMERALKQFQGMGDADMERMMKQMQGGGGPGGDLGDMGPLG, encoded by the coding sequence ATGGTACTCGACGATCTCGGGAGTTCGCTCAGGTCGACGCTGGACGACCTCAGAGGGAAATCCCGTATCAGCGAGGAGGACGTCGACGAGGTCGTCACCCAGATCCAGCGATCGCTGCTCCAGGCCGACGTGGACACGGGCCTGGTGATGGACCTCTCGGACGCCATTCGCGAGCGCGCCCTGGACGAGGAGCCGCCGGCCGGGACCACGGCCCGGGATCACGTCCTGCGGATCGTCTACGAGGAACTGGTCGATCTGGTGGGCGAGTCCACCGAGGTCCCCCTCGAAGAACAGACGATCCTCCTGGCCGGCCTCCAGGGCTCGGGAAAGACCACCACCGCCGCCAAGATGGCCTGGTGGTTCTCGAAGAAGGGCCTGCGGCCCGCGGTCATCCAGACCGACACCTTCCGCCCAGGGGCCTACGACCAGGGCAAGGAGATGGCCGAGCGTGCGGAAGTCGACTTCTACGGCGACCCGGACGCCGACGACCCGGTTCAGATCGCCCGGGACGGCATGGAAGCCACGGCCGAAGCCGACGTTCGCATCGTCGACACCGCCGGTCGCCACGCCCTGGAGGAGGGGCTCATCGGCGAGATCGAGGCCATCGCGGCCGCCGTCGAACCGGATCGCAACTTGCTGGTGCTCGACGCCGCGATCGGCCAGGGGGCCAAAGAGCAGGCCCAGCGGTTCGACGAGGCCATCGGGATCGACGGCGTCGCCATCGCCAAGCTCGACGGGACGGCGAAGGGTGGCGGCGCGTTGACCGCCGTCAACGAGACGGACTCGACGATCGCCTTCCTGGGGACCGGCGAGACGGTCAAGGACATCGAGCGGTTCGAGCCCTCGGGCTTCATCTCCCGGCTCCTCGGGATGGGCGATCTCAAGCAGCTCACCGAGCGCGTCGAGCGCGCCATGGAGGAGACCGAGGCCGAAGAGGAGGACTGGGACCCCGAGGACATGCTGGAGGGGGATTTCACCCTCAAGGACATGCGCCACCAGATGCAGGCCCTCGACCGGATGGGGCCGCTCTCCCAGGTCCTTGACATGGTGCCCGGGCTCGGAGGGGGCATGATGGACCAACTCCCGGACGAGGCCATGGACATGACCCAGGAGCGCATGCGCACCTTCGAGGTCATCATGGACTCGATGACCGAAGACGAACTGGAGAACCCCCGGTCGATCGGTGCCAGCCGGATGAAACGGATCGCCGCCGGCAGCGGCACCGACGTGGACGACGTGCGCGAACTCCTCGAGCAGTACCGGATGATGGAGCGGGCGCTCAAGCAGTTCCAGGGCATGGGCGATGCGGACATGGAGCGGATGATGAAACAGATGCAGGGCGGTGGCGGGCCCGGCGGCGACCTCGGGGACATGGGGCCGCTCGGATAA
- a CDS encoding magnesium transporter produces the protein MTVASLARAAYREALGPLLVAAVGGLFAGLVLTGMEADLERTRGLLVLVPALLATRGNVFGAFAARIASGLHQGLVGPELQMDDERLQAATAAASSNNLLASGFAAVLTVLAMLALGQGVAPLWELLAIALIAAFLSGLALAAVVIGVMFLGFRRGIDPDTLVGPLVTTTGDVIGIAFLLLAVRIVVGGV, from the coding sequence ATGACAGTCGCCTCGCTGGCCCGGGCAGCCTACCGCGAGGCACTCGGCCCGCTCTTGGTGGCCGCCGTCGGGGGCCTGTTCGCCGGACTCGTGCTGACGGGTATGGAGGCGGATCTGGAGCGGACTCGTGGCCTGTTGGTCCTCGTGCCGGCCCTGCTGGCCACCCGGGGGAACGTCTTCGGGGCCTTCGCCGCGCGGATCGCCTCCGGACTCCACCAGGGGCTCGTTGGCCCCGAACTGCAGATGGACGACGAGCGGCTGCAGGCGGCGACCGCCGCGGCCTCGTCGAACAACCTCCTCGCGAGCGGATTCGCCGCGGTTCTCACCGTCCTGGCCATGCTCGCGCTCGGCCAGGGGGTGGCCCCACTCTGGGAGCTCCTGGCAATCGCGCTCATCGCGGCGTTTCTCTCCGGGCTCGCGCTCGCGGCCGTCGTCATCGGCGTGATGTTCCTGGGTTTCCGGCGTGGGATCGACCCCGACACGCTGGTGGGGCCGCTCGTGACGACCACGGGGGACGTCATCGGCATCGCCTTCCTGTTGCTCGCGGTCCGGATCGTCGTCGGGGGGGTCTAG
- a CDS encoding magnesium transporter, translating to MQSQPGSHWTFRSISRATLPTLTLLTAVAVGSGLLLATFEEALYQYPSLLILVPVTIGTAGNLGSLLASRLSTAFHLGTLSFRFRDEQLGGHSLATVALALTLFPLVGAGAWILALVTGRVVLPLWRVVLISTTSGAGLAVVAIVATVLTTYGAYQAGLDPDDVVIPVVTVLADVFGVVMLFLTVSAFT from the coding sequence ATGCAGTCCCAGCCAGGCAGCCACTGGACGTTCCGGTCGATCTCCCGGGCCACCCTGCCGACGCTCACGCTGCTCACCGCCGTCGCGGTCGGCTCCGGGCTGCTACTTGCCACCTTCGAGGAGGCGCTCTACCAGTACCCCTCGCTTTTGATCCTCGTCCCGGTCACCATCGGAACCGCCGGGAACCTGGGCAGTTTGCTCGCCTCGCGCCTCTCGACGGCGTTTCACCTGGGCACGCTCTCCTTTCGCTTCCGCGACGAGCAGTTGGGTGGCCACTCGTTGGCGACGGTGGCCCTCGCACTCACGCTCTTTCCCCTCGTCGGGGCCGGGGCCTGGATCCTCGCGCTCGTGACTGGGCGGGTCGTCCTCCCGCTCTGGCGGGTCGTCCTCATCTCGACGACCAGCGGGGCTGGCCTCGCTGTCGTCGCGATCGTCGCCACCGTGCTGACGACCTACGGGGCCTACCAGGCCGGCCTGGACCCCGACGACGTGGTGATCCCGGTGGTCACCGTGCTCGCGGACGTGTTCGGGGTCGTCATGCTCTTTCTCACCGTGTCAGCCTTCACCTGA
- a CDS encoding DUF998 domain-containing protein: protein MTAENHTGPVPTQGMSARSLAGLGTALAGILAFMGIITGEVLYPNYSTRQDISDLGSTRPPNPVIHEPAATIFNSTMVISGLCLLVAAYFAYRAIGRADFPVLLGVFGLGALGVGLFPGNVTPWHGLAALLTFFAGGLTAIYSVRIVDRPFAVLCGLLGGISLTILVSLIALGIAGVPHPLDFLGSGGVERWVAYPLLLWAVVFGGYLLGVDSTVG from the coding sequence ATGACAGCTGAGAATCACACGGGGCCGGTACCGACCCAGGGGATGTCCGCCCGCTCGCTCGCGGGGTTGGGGACCGCTCTCGCAGGAATCCTCGCCTTCATGGGGATCATCACCGGCGAGGTGCTCTACCCGAACTACTCCACTCGCCAGGACATCAGCGACCTCGGTTCGACACGCCCCCCGAACCCGGTCATCCACGAGCCGGCCGCGACGATCTTCAACTCCACGATGGTGATTTCGGGGCTCTGCCTGCTGGTCGCCGCGTACTTCGCGTACCGGGCGATCGGTCGGGCGGACTTCCCCGTCCTGCTCGGCGTGTTCGGCCTCGGCGCGCTGGGGGTCGGCCTGTTCCCGGGAAATGTCACCCCTTGGCATGGACTCGCCGCCTTGCTCACTTTCTTCGCGGGTGGCCTGACGGCCATCTATTCGGTCCGAATCGTAGACCGCCCCTTCGCGGTGCTCTGTGGGCTCCTGGGTGGGATTTCCCTTACCATTCTCGTGAGCCTGATCGCGCTCGGTATCGCTGGCGTGCCCCATCCGCTGGATTTCCTCGGCTCCGGCGGCGTGGAGCGCTGGGTCGCCTATCCGCTCCTGCTCTGGGCGGTGGTCTTTGGTGGGTATCTGCTGGGTGTGGATTCGACTGTAGGGTAG
- a CDS encoding amphi-Trp domain-containing protein → MGELETEAEKTRKQIALYLRDLADQLEADGAVCLDLGGKEVVLNPTDPVTFKLEGESDFSAGETEAKQSIELELVWRTPASTPEEGELTIEE, encoded by the coding sequence ATGGGAGAACTCGAAACCGAAGCCGAAAAGACTCGCAAGCAGATCGCCCTCTACCTGCGGGATCTCGCCGACCAGCTGGAAGCCGATGGCGCCGTCTGTCTGGACCTCGGGGGGAAGGAGGTGGTGTTGAACCCGACCGATCCGGTCACCTTCAAGCTGGAGGGTGAGTCGGACTTCTCGGCGGGCGAGACGGAGGCCAAACAGAGCATCGAACTCGAACTGGTCTGGCGGACGCCCGCGAGCACGCCCGAGGAAGGCGAACTGACGATCGAGGAGTAG
- a CDS encoding OsmC family protein has protein sequence MAETDAKSEHTVSYSISAESKTATHTVIEARDFEFSVDEPTNVGGTNAGPNPVEYMLGALAGCLNVVGHTVAEEMDITVRNIAVSIEGDLDPRKFMGRAEEPRAGYQDVRVDLTVDSPADEATLADWLETVEARCPVSDNFQNPTPVSLSVTSD, from the coding sequence ATGGCAGAAACAGACGCGAAAAGTGAACACACAGTTTCGTACTCGATTTCGGCCGAGAGCAAGACCGCGACGCACACGGTTATCGAGGCCCGGGACTTCGAGTTCTCCGTCGACGAACCGACCAACGTCGGTGGCACGAACGCCGGCCCGAACCCCGTCGAGTACATGCTGGGGGCGCTGGCGGGCTGTCTGAACGTCGTTGGCCACACCGTGGCCGAGGAGATGGACATCACCGTCCGGAACATCGCCGTCTCCATCGAGGGCGACCTCGACCCGCGGAAGTTCATGGGTCGGGCCGAGGAGCCGCGTGCGGGGTATCAGGACGTGCGGGTCGACCTGACGGTCGACTCCCCGGCCGACGAGGCGACCCTGGCGGACTGGCTCGAGACCGTCGAAGCACGCTGCCCGGTCAGTGACAACTTCCAGAACCCGACGCCAGTCTCGCTTTCGGTCACGAGCGACTGA
- a CDS encoding threonine aldolase family protein: MIDLRSDTVTRPSDEMREAAADAAVGDDVHGDDPTVAELEARAAEIVGAEAALFVPSGTMGNQIAARVHTERGQEAITDRESHVVRYERAGFAQHSALQIRTIDAERGLPTPEQVEAAYLEGGLHRPETGLLSLENTHNARGGLALDPDAFAETVAAAHDLGVPVHLDGARVFNAAVANDVDVTAYTEPVDSVMFCLSKGLGAPIGSMLAGSEAFIEAAIGIRKLLGGGMRQAGMVAAPGLLALENRDHLQTDHENATTLAAGLDEIEGLAVTPPETNIVLADTAGLDVTASTFLEAIEDEGVQASEFGPYTARFVTHWDVTAADIEAAIEAVQTRF, from the coding sequence ATGATCGACTTGCGAAGTGATACCGTCACCCGCCCAAGCGACGAGATGCGCGAGGCCGCGGCCGACGCTGCGGTCGGTGACGATGTCCACGGAGACGATCCGACCGTCGCGGAACTCGAAGCCCGGGCCGCGGAGATCGTCGGGGCCGAGGCAGCACTGTTCGTCCCGTCCGGGACGATGGGCAACCAGATCGCCGCCCGGGTCCACACCGAGCGTGGGCAGGAGGCCATCACCGACCGCGAGAGCCACGTCGTCCGATACGAGCGGGCCGGCTTCGCCCAGCACTCCGCGCTCCAGATCCGGACGATCGACGCCGAACGGGGGCTACCGACGCCCGAACAGGTCGAGGCGGCGTATCTGGAGGGAGGACTCCACCGGCCCGAAACTGGCCTGCTCAGCCTGGAGAACACGCACAACGCGCGTGGCGGCCTGGCCCTCGATCCCGACGCGTTCGCCGAGACGGTCGCGGCCGCCCACGACCTTGGCGTGCCCGTCCATCTCGACGGGGCCCGGGTGTTCAACGCGGCCGTCGCGAACGACGTCGACGTGACGGCGTACACCGAGCCCGTCGACTCGGTGATGTTCTGTCTCTCGAAGGGGCTGGGTGCGCCGATCGGGTCGATGCTCGCGGGGTCGGAGGCCTTCATCGAGGCGGCGATCGGCATTCGAAAGCTCCTGGGCGGCGGGATGCGGCAGGCCGGCATGGTCGCCGCGCCGGGCCTGCTGGCGCTCGAAAACCGGGATCACCTGCAAACGGACCACGAGAACGCTACGACGCTCGCGGCCGGCCTCGACGAAATCGAGGGGCTCGCGGTGACGCCGCCGGAGACCAACATCGTGCTCGCGGACACCGCCGGGCTCGACGTGACCGCGTCGACGTTCCTGGAAGCGATCGAGGACGAAGGCGTCCAGGCCTCCGAGTTCGGCCCCTACACCGCTCGCTTTGTCACTCACTGGGACGTGACTGCTGCGGACATCGAGGCGGCGATCGAAGCCGTCCAGACGCGGTTCTGA
- a CDS encoding DUF7859 family protein — translation MVDVGPVFYLILAALLLFFFFIYLMIRRTVLGFKEGVDRSRDR, via the coding sequence ATGGTCGACGTTGGACCGGTCTTCTACCTGATACTGGCCGCACTGCTCCTGTTTTTCTTCTTCATCTATCTCATGATCCGTCGCACCGTTCTCGGGTTCAAGGAGGGCGTCGATCGGAGCCGGGATCGCTGA